Proteins encoded within one genomic window of Paraglaciecola psychrophila 170:
- a CDS encoding GIY-YIG nuclease family protein has protein sequence MRVPFRHKTLLSCTIPSINPKNSNGKTVAPWYIYIVENKLSHYYTGICTNIERRFEEHQSSGPKCARALKGKGPLTLKFSCKVDSHSEALKLEIWIKKLNKPNKIKLVNNCLCNAPLRNTLGEDKNHDK, from the coding sequence ATGCGGGTGCCCTTTAGGCATAAGACTCTCCTATCATGTACAATACCTTCCATAAATCCAAAAAACTCCAACGGTAAAACAGTGGCTCCATGGTACATATACATAGTCGAAAACAAATTAAGCCATTACTACACAGGCATTTGTACCAACATTGAACGACGATTTGAAGAGCATCAGTCCAGCGGGCCTAAATGTGCCAGAGCTCTGAAGGGTAAAGGCCCACTCACTCTGAAGTTTAGTTGTAAGGTTGATAGCCATTCAGAGGCATTAAAATTGGAAATTTGGATCAAAAAGCTAAATAAGCCTAACAAAATTAAATTGGTAAATAACTGTTTATGTAATGCCCCACTACGAAATACGCTAGGAGAGGATAAAAATCATGACAAATAG
- a CDS encoding LysR family transcriptional regulator → MKQLSLDNLRTFVTVVDLGGYAKAGEKLGLSQPAVSLQMKRLEQQLSKRLFTKQGQRQVVNQAGLSVYKTAHTMLDLNDGIFRQFQPASLKGRLRLGIPSEFATTLLPSIIGEFGQLYPDVSLEVTSALSKSLLEDEALNGFDLVMALVDPATEVDGQVLLIDELVWVGDRSLAIPQATLSLVLAPAGCVYRSRVISKLKQQTRQWRISYTNADLSGITAAIKQGLGISALAKSSVPEQLDIIRHHHLPELGTIKICLLSGKSQHPQASGKLAEFIQSRLAQSN, encoded by the coding sequence ATGAAACAACTCTCTCTGGATAACCTGCGCACGTTTGTCACTGTTGTCGATTTAGGTGGCTATGCAAAAGCAGGCGAAAAACTCGGTCTTTCTCAACCTGCAGTCAGTCTGCAAATGAAACGCTTAGAGCAACAATTGTCAAAACGTCTTTTTACCAAACAAGGGCAAAGACAGGTCGTTAATCAAGCCGGTTTAAGTGTGTATAAAACAGCACACACTATGCTGGACTTAAACGACGGTATTTTTCGCCAATTTCAACCCGCGTCATTAAAAGGCAGACTACGACTGGGTATTCCTAGTGAATTTGCCACCACTTTACTACCCAGCATTATTGGAGAATTTGGACAGTTATATCCTGATGTATCCCTGGAAGTCACCTCTGCATTGAGTAAATCCTTGCTTGAGGATGAGGCGCTAAATGGTTTTGACCTTGTGATGGCACTCGTCGACCCCGCCACTGAAGTAGACGGACAAGTATTGCTTATAGATGAGTTAGTGTGGGTAGGCGATCGAAGCCTAGCGATCCCACAAGCAACGTTATCGTTAGTGTTAGCGCCAGCTGGGTGTGTGTATAGAAGCCGCGTCATCAGCAAATTAAAGCAGCAAACCCGGCAGTGGCGAATTAGTTATACTAACGCAGACTTAAGCGGCATCACAGCCGCCATTAAGCAGGGATTAGGGATTAGCGCTTTGGCCAAAAGCAGTGTACCCGAGCAACTAGATATTATTCGGCATCATCATCTGCCAGAGTTAGGCACTATCAAGATATGTTTATTGAGTGGAAAGTCACAGCATCCGCAAGCTAGCGGTAAATTAGCAGAATTTATTCAGTCAAGATTAGCGCAATCTAACTGA
- the lpxL gene encoding LpxL/LpxP family Kdo(2)-lipid IV(A) lauroyl/palmitoleoyl acyltransferase, translating into MSVKKIVAPDFEIEFFLPKYWLTWISVLILYSVSWLPYRVQKNIGKLLGKLLKVIAKKRYNVAKRNLELSFPELSPEKRQTILDANLDNAGMAILETGMGWWWPTWRVAQKAEFEGFEHIEAILAKGKGVLAYAIHNMNLEFACRIAGLKYPSVVFYRKHNNRLMEYIQYHGRQRSNKYMVHKRNVRGLISALSDGELCLYLPDQDYGRSKCEFTPLFAVPEVATTTGSLLFAKQADCETVFLVSIKTAKGYKIIVLPGLENFPSGDDKDDVTRMNQMIEKMIMIAPEQYLWMHKRFKTRPNADDPSLYD; encoded by the coding sequence TTGTCAGTAAAAAAAATAGTCGCACCAGATTTTGAAATAGAGTTTTTCTTACCTAAATATTGGTTAACTTGGATCAGTGTCCTGATTCTTTACAGCGTGTCTTGGTTACCTTATCGGGTGCAAAAAAACATCGGGAAGTTATTAGGCAAGTTACTCAAAGTTATTGCTAAAAAACGTTATAACGTAGCCAAGCGTAATTTAGAATTGTCTTTTCCGGAGCTAAGTCCAGAAAAGCGTCAAACTATATTAGACGCTAACTTAGATAATGCCGGTATGGCGATCCTTGAGACAGGCATGGGATGGTGGTGGCCAACATGGCGTGTTGCCCAGAAAGCTGAGTTTGAAGGTTTTGAACATATTGAGGCCATTTTAGCCAAAGGCAAAGGTGTACTTGCATATGCAATACATAATATGAATCTTGAATTTGCTTGCCGAATAGCCGGTCTTAAGTATCCATCAGTGGTGTTTTACCGTAAACACAACAATAGATTAATGGAATACATTCAATACCATGGTCGCCAACGTAGTAATAAATATATGGTACACAAGCGAAATGTTAGAGGTTTAATCAGCGCTTTAAGTGACGGCGAATTGTGTTTGTATTTGCCAGATCAAGATTACGGACGCTCAAAATGTGAGTTTACACCACTTTTTGCTGTACCCGAAGTCGCAACCACAACAGGCTCTTTGTTATTTGCAAAACAAGCAGATTGTGAGACCGTTTTTCTGGTTTCAATTAAAACCGCTAAAGGCTACAAAATAATTGTACTACCCGGACTAGAGAATTTTCCTTCAGGTGACGATAAAGACGATGTAACACGTATGAATCAAATGATTGAAAAGATGATTATGATTGCACCAGAACAATATCTTTGGATGCATAAACGGTTTAAAACCAGACCTAATGCTGATGATCCCTCGCTGTACGATTGA
- a CDS encoding DUF6491 family protein produces MKIYIRSILTIATVLLVGCSNSKINNYENYVTTFIADEGLTPLESIDSLYAVDLFVLNNQHIALVAQNQKSYLLTTPDNCENMYFAGKLILLNANDGVVKVNSGKVARVGDKYTECTFTGIYKLHSVQLDRLSRAKMSNHNNPQSSALNSSSSYPRGE; encoded by the coding sequence ATGAAAATTTATATAAGAAGTATATTAACTATTGCTACTGTTTTGTTGGTTGGTTGCAGTAATAGTAAAATAAATAATTATGAAAATTATGTTACTACCTTCATCGCGGATGAAGGGTTAACTCCCTTAGAAAGTATTGATTCATTGTATGCTGTAGATCTTTTTGTATTAAATAACCAACATATTGCGCTTGTTGCACAAAACCAAAAATCTTATTTGCTGACCACGCCAGATAATTGCGAAAACATGTATTTTGCTGGGAAGCTCATCCTTTTAAATGCAAATGATGGTGTTGTTAAAGTCAACAGTGGAAAAGTTGCTAGAGTGGGTGATAAATATACTGAGTGTACTTTCACCGGAATTTATAAGTTGCACTCTGTACAATTAGATCGACTCTCCAGAGCTAAGATGTCTAATCACAACAATCCACAGTCGTCTGCTCTCAACTCTTCTTCCAGTTACCCTAGGGGAGAGTAA
- the trhA gene encoding PAQR family membrane homeostasis protein TrhA: MNQSSVISNHYSPLEERLNTISHGVGVIAAIVGLIFLLLKVDGIYGQFACLVYGLSMILMFLSSTLYHSATSPNVKAFLKIIDHSAIYLLIAGTYTPFMVLAIGGWVGLTGMIIVWSIALVGITCKIFANQRFPKLSVITYLLMGWIAIFFIYPLYNALSTQGLWLLFAGGFCYTVGVLFYVAKKIQFTHAIWHMFVVAGCMCHFFSIYYYVI; this comes from the coding sequence ATGAATCAGTCCAGCGTTATATCAAACCATTATTCCCCACTTGAAGAGCGACTAAATACAATAAGCCATGGTGTGGGCGTGATTGCTGCCATTGTGGGGCTGATATTTTTGTTACTGAAAGTCGATGGCATATATGGGCAATTTGCTTGTTTAGTCTATGGCTTGTCGATGATTTTAATGTTTCTATCGTCAACACTTTATCATTCTGCTACAAGTCCTAATGTAAAAGCTTTTCTTAAGATTATAGACCACAGTGCAATTTACTTGTTGATAGCGGGTACTTACACACCATTCATGGTTTTGGCCATTGGCGGTTGGGTAGGACTGACCGGGATGATCATCGTTTGGTCGATTGCGTTGGTAGGTATAACTTGCAAAATTTTCGCAAACCAACGGTTTCCGAAATTATCGGTTATTACGTATTTGTTAATGGGCTGGATAGCTATCTTCTTTATTTATCCGTTGTATAACGCCTTATCAACCCAGGGATTATGGTTATTATTTGCAGGCGGATTTTGTTATACGGTCGGTGTGCTGTTTTACGTCGCTAAAAAAATTCAGTTTACCCATGCAATTTGGCATATGTTTGTGGTTGCTGGCTGTATGTGTCATTTCTTTTCTATTTATTATTATGTCATCTGA
- the gcvH gene encoding glycine cleavage system protein GcvH has product MSNIPADLRYASTHEWVRPEGGGVFTIGISDHAQQLLGDMVFVELPDVGAQVGTGDDIAVAESVKAASDVYAPISGEILEVNADLEDAPELVNSDPYGEGWLFKIRAKDPKEVDGLFDAEAYEGNIEDE; this is encoded by the coding sequence ATGAGCAATATTCCAGCAGATTTACGTTACGCTTCAACTCACGAATGGGTGCGCCCTGAAGGTGGCGGTGTGTTTACTATCGGTATCAGCGACCATGCCCAACAATTATTAGGCGATATGGTGTTTGTAGAATTACCGGATGTCGGTGCTCAAGTTGGTACTGGCGATGACATTGCTGTTGCCGAGTCAGTTAAAGCCGCATCTGATGTGTATGCCCCCATCAGCGGTGAAATTCTAGAAGTCAACGCAGACCTAGAAGACGCACCAGAGCTAGTCAACTCTGACCCATATGGTGAGGGCTGGTTATTTAAGATCAGAGCCAAAGATCCAAAGGAAGTGGACGGCTTGTTTGATGCCGAAGCATATGAAGGCAACATCGAAGATGAGTAA
- the gcvT gene encoding glycine cleavage system aminomethyltransferase GcvT: protein MPNKTVLHTKHLEAGAKMVDFHGWEMPINYGSQIEEHHAVRKDAGMFDVSHMTIVDVTGKDAQAYLRFLLANDVVKLQDKGKALYSGMLNEAGGVVDDLIVYYFDQTNYRLVVNSATREKDMDWLLLQANAFDVTITERQEFAMIAVQGPNAKSKAAQLFSAAQKEAVEGMKAFFGVQAEDLFIATTGYTGEAGYEIIVPVADAADFWQKLLDVGVVPCGLGARDTLRLEAGMNLYSQDMDETISPLAANMAWTITWEPSDRKFVGREALEQQKSAGTDKLVGLVMTEKGVLRAGQKVQVSGGEGIITSGTFSPTLGHSIAMARVPSTVGDSAEVEIRKKWVTVNVVKPSFVRNGKSVL from the coding sequence ATGCCTAATAAAACTGTTCTACATACCAAACATTTAGAAGCTGGGGCCAAGATGGTCGATTTTCACGGTTGGGAAATGCCCATTAATTATGGCTCACAGATAGAAGAGCATCATGCAGTTCGCAAAGACGCGGGTATGTTTGATGTATCGCACATGACCATAGTGGATGTAACAGGTAAAGATGCTCAGGCGTATCTACGTTTTTTATTGGCTAACGACGTGGTTAAACTTCAAGATAAAGGCAAGGCGTTGTATAGCGGTATGCTGAATGAAGCGGGTGGCGTGGTAGACGACCTGATCGTTTATTATTTCGACCAAACCAATTACCGTTTAGTGGTGAATTCTGCGACGCGCGAGAAAGATATGGATTGGTTGCTACTACAAGCCAACGCATTTGACGTTACCATCACCGAACGTCAAGAGTTCGCTATGATTGCCGTGCAAGGCCCTAATGCTAAAAGTAAAGCTGCTCAGTTATTTTCTGCCGCGCAAAAAGAAGCGGTAGAAGGCATGAAGGCCTTTTTTGGTGTACAGGCAGAAGATTTATTTATCGCCACCACTGGATATACAGGTGAAGCGGGTTACGAAATTATAGTTCCTGTTGCAGATGCTGCAGATTTCTGGCAAAAATTGCTAGATGTAGGCGTGGTACCTTGTGGTTTAGGTGCTAGAGATACGCTTCGTTTAGAAGCAGGCATGAATTTGTATAGCCAAGATATGGATGAGACTATCTCACCCTTGGCGGCTAATATGGCTTGGACTATTACATGGGAACCCAGTGATAGAAAATTTGTTGGCCGTGAAGCGCTAGAGCAGCAAAAATCAGCAGGCACAGACAAGCTAGTTGGCTTAGTGATGACCGAAAAGGGTGTATTACGCGCTGGTCAAAAAGTCCAAGTTAGCGGCGGTGAAGGCATCATTACTTCAGGTACATTTTCACCTACTTTAGGTCATAGTATCGCTATGGCACGTGTGCCTTCAACAGTTGGCGATAGCGCCGAAGTTGAAATACGCAAAAAGTGGGTTACAGTAAACGTGGTCAAACCTAGCTTTGTTAGAAATGGCAAAAGTGTTTTGTAG
- a CDS encoding toxin co-regulated pilus biosynthesis Q family protein yields the protein MKNNKQLSNSLFWLKHVMLGLMIIAIAVVVLLMQQSNESAVRPEGDSGKKTIASNMSDFYADYRLSSRYPREEELGDFVMGVKISDKPLGERLQKMESLQNPVLGRWVGEHKHRIFKAGSTLRSAITEYAQSEGMQVIWELDQDFIVKHPFQLDDSLLASLKIIGNAIDANFDGEVKAYMCPLQRSLVITSKSSEYLEKQCAEARK from the coding sequence ATGAAAAATAATAAACAGCTATCTAATTCTTTATTTTGGCTAAAGCATGTAATGCTAGGGCTGATGATCATTGCGATTGCAGTTGTAGTGTTGCTTATGCAACAAAGTAATGAGTCGGCTGTGCGCCCAGAAGGAGACTCGGGTAAAAAAACTATCGCAAGTAATATGAGCGACTTTTATGCGGATTATCGTTTGTCATCTCGGTATCCTCGTGAGGAAGAGTTAGGCGACTTTGTGATGGGGGTGAAAATCTCCGATAAACCCCTTGGCGAACGATTGCAAAAGATGGAAAGCTTACAAAATCCAGTATTAGGAAGATGGGTAGGGGAGCACAAACATCGCATCTTTAAAGCGGGAAGTACACTTCGAAGTGCCATTACCGAATATGCTCAATCAGAGGGTATGCAAGTAATTTGGGAGCTTGATCAAGACTTTATTGTCAAACACCCTTTTCAACTTGATGATTCGCTGTTGGCTAGCTTAAAAATAATTGGTAATGCCATCGATGCCAACTTTGATGGTGAGGTCAAAGCATACATGTGTCCCCTCCAACGTTCTTTAGTCATTACGTCTAAATCATCTGAGTATTTAGAAAAGCAATGTGCTGAAGCTCGAAAATAA
- the glnE gene encoding bifunctional [glutamate--ammonia ligase]-adenylyl-L-tyrosine phosphorylase/[glutamate--ammonia-ligase] adenylyltransferase: MTNSPPIALFNELIELGNLRWQELQSHQEFSSQFEMFEEQIKTAFSLSDFISVQCLKYPSWLTELLVKKLLFAEHIDYQDKLAMVLTEVENEAVLQQQLRQFRNFHMLRIAWRDLLNIQSIEDSLAQVSELARQLINQTNNWLYQSLQPQFGLPEGEFGPQPMLILGMGKLGGGELNFSSDIDLIFTYPAVGVTTGGKKSLENQQFFTKLAQKLITALDQITADGQVYRVDMRLRPFGDSGPIVMHFDAMEDYYQEQGRDWERYAMLKASILNRPCDYTNQLSDILQPFIYRRYLDFSAIESLRSMKSMIEQEVRRRGLTNNIKLGEGGIREAEFVVQSLQLINGGRESSLKVQSLQLALGELVNLQILPNQSAQDLQNSYLWLRKVEHCLQQFADKQTQVLPNNDIDQKRLLTVLGLLDYTDFMELLDKHCTLIHQQFSLLVKEDPALQDDIADEQQQGAKDLWQLQLDAAEIQSILKYWHLADEVNNTPLSIAEDVYQQINTFKQDLTTQRIGQRGLTTLNNLMPVIIHNVLSSSANDHAELFRRVLSVLHAVLGRTAYLQLLFENQAALFHLVKLCAASPWVTQQIARFPLLLDELLNPVSLYQPVALNQYSDELRQALLRVEPEDLELQIETLRQFKLSQQLKIAASDISNALPVMQVSDHLTYLAEAIIVQVVDIAWQQIVAKNGVPVCETHGPKNIQDKGFAVLGFGKLGGWELGYGSDLDLVFLHNCDGQQLTNGKKPIGTSGFYIKLAQRILHIFTIKTGLGLLYDVDMRLRPSGNAGLLVCHVNGFATYETENAWTWEHQALGRARFITGCNELHKRFSAVRIAVLSKPRVLLELADEVVTMREKMRAHLAKGNAENIDLKQDAGGIADIEFIVQFMLLAHTSSFPSLAKWPDNVRILADLATLSLITKSEADTLNQAYLEYRNYAHRLALQNGALATVNASLVELQTKVKAIWNKYLIDMQQ; encoded by the coding sequence ATGACAAATAGCCCACCCATTGCACTTTTCAATGAGTTAATCGAACTAGGTAACTTACGTTGGCAGGAGCTGCAATCTCATCAAGAGTTTTCCAGTCAATTTGAAATGTTTGAAGAACAGATAAAAACGGCCTTTTCACTCAGCGATTTTATTTCTGTGCAATGTCTGAAGTATCCCTCTTGGTTAACTGAACTACTGGTGAAAAAACTGCTTTTTGCTGAACATATAGATTACCAAGACAAACTTGCCATGGTATTGACTGAAGTTGAGAATGAAGCTGTTTTACAACAACAACTTAGGCAGTTTAGAAACTTTCATATGTTGAGAATTGCGTGGCGCGATTTGCTTAATATACAATCGATTGAGGACTCATTAGCACAAGTATCTGAACTAGCACGTCAATTGATTAACCAAACTAACAACTGGTTATATCAATCTTTACAGCCGCAGTTTGGCCTGCCTGAAGGAGAGTTTGGACCGCAACCTATGTTGATTTTGGGTATGGGTAAATTAGGAGGTGGCGAACTTAACTTTTCTTCTGATATCGATTTGATTTTTACCTACCCTGCAGTGGGAGTTACCACGGGTGGCAAGAAGTCACTCGAAAACCAACAATTTTTTACTAAACTAGCTCAGAAACTAATTACTGCACTGGACCAAATAACCGCTGATGGCCAGGTGTACAGGGTTGATATGCGCTTAAGACCATTTGGTGACAGTGGCCCCATCGTGATGCATTTTGATGCCATGGAAGATTATTACCAAGAACAAGGCCGAGACTGGGAACGTTATGCGATGCTCAAAGCATCTATCTTGAATCGACCTTGCGACTACACAAATCAGTTATCCGATATTCTGCAACCTTTTATTTATCGGCGATATTTAGATTTTAGTGCTATTGAGTCGCTACGTAGTATGAAATCGATGATTGAACAAGAAGTCCGCAGACGTGGCCTAACCAACAATATTAAGTTAGGTGAAGGTGGGATAAGAGAAGCAGAATTTGTGGTGCAAAGTTTGCAACTCATCAACGGTGGACGAGAATCGAGTCTGAAAGTTCAGAGCTTACAATTAGCGCTCGGTGAGCTAGTCAATTTACAGATATTACCCAATCAAAGTGCCCAAGATTTGCAGAATAGTTATTTATGGCTGCGTAAAGTAGAACATTGCCTGCAGCAATTTGCCGACAAACAAACACAAGTATTACCCAACAATGACATTGACCAAAAACGTTTGTTAACTGTCTTAGGCTTACTCGACTATACCGACTTTATGGAACTGTTAGATAAGCACTGCACGTTAATCCACCAGCAATTTTCATTACTGGTGAAAGAAGATCCCGCACTGCAAGATGATATTGCAGATGAACAGCAACAGGGGGCAAAAGATCTTTGGCAGTTACAACTAGACGCGGCAGAAATACAAAGCATATTAAAATATTGGCATTTAGCAGACGAAGTCAACAATACCCCCCTTTCTATTGCCGAAGATGTATATCAACAAATCAACACATTTAAACAAGATTTAACCACTCAGCGAATTGGCCAGCGAGGCCTTACAACGCTGAATAATCTAATGCCCGTGATTATTCACAATGTCCTTAGCTCCTCAGCTAACGATCATGCAGAGTTGTTCAGGCGTGTATTAAGTGTTTTACATGCCGTATTAGGACGTACCGCTTACCTGCAGTTATTATTTGAAAACCAAGCAGCATTATTCCACTTAGTGAAGTTATGCGCTGCTAGTCCTTGGGTGACACAACAAATAGCACGTTTTCCGCTGTTGTTAGATGAACTACTTAATCCCGTATCACTTTATCAACCCGTGGCCTTAAATCAATATTCGGATGAGCTGCGCCAAGCATTACTGCGGGTAGAGCCAGAAGATTTAGAGTTGCAAATAGAAACATTGCGTCAATTTAAACTCAGCCAACAATTAAAAATCGCGGCTTCTGACATATCTAATGCCTTGCCAGTGATGCAAGTCAGTGATCATTTAACCTATTTAGCCGAAGCCATTATTGTTCAAGTGGTGGATATCGCATGGCAACAAATAGTGGCTAAAAATGGTGTGCCCGTATGTGAAACCCATGGCCCTAAAAATATTCAAGACAAAGGTTTTGCGGTCTTGGGATTTGGCAAACTGGGAGGATGGGAGTTGGGTTACGGCTCAGACTTAGATTTAGTCTTTTTGCATAATTGTGACGGTCAACAGCTCACCAATGGAAAAAAACCAATTGGAACGAGTGGCTTCTACATCAAACTTGCGCAGCGGATTTTGCATATATTCACCATCAAAACAGGCTTAGGGCTTCTCTATGATGTAGATATGCGATTACGCCCCTCTGGCAATGCCGGTTTACTGGTGTGTCATGTGAATGGTTTTGCTACCTATGAAACTGAAAACGCGTGGACTTGGGAGCATCAGGCATTAGGTAGAGCACGATTTATAACAGGCTGTAATGAATTGCATAAACGTTTTAGTGCAGTGCGAATAGCGGTGCTTTCAAAACCAAGAGTGTTATTGGAGCTTGCTGATGAAGTGGTGACTATGCGAGAAAAGATGCGAGCCCATTTAGCGAAGGGGAACGCTGAAAATATTGATTTAAAACAAGACGCCGGAGGAATAGCAGATATAGAATTTATCGTACAATTTATGTTGCTTGCTCACACCAGTTCTTTTCCAAGCTTAGCCAAATGGCCTGATAATGTGAGAATATTAGCCGACTTAGCAACGTTATCCCTGATTACTAAATCTGAAGCAGATACTCTTAATCAAGCATATTTGGAATATCGCAACTATGCGCATCGACTAGCCTTGCAAAATGGCGCATTAGCTACCGTTAATGCATCCCTTGTAGAACTTCAAACCAAAGTAAAGGCTATTTGGAATAAGTATTTAATCGATATGCAGCAATAG
- a CDS encoding XrtA/PEP-CTERM system-associated ATPase: MYENYYGLTSKPFQLTPDPSFFFGSKWHKRAMSYLQYGLSQAEGFIVITGGIGTGKTTIANSLLDNMQQDIVAAQIVTPKLSPDELVKMVASKFNVPVKGSTKSDILNDLEAFLMNLHKQGKRALLLVDEAQNLPLETIEELRMLSNFQAAGKPLLQSFLLGQEELQPILRAPNMEQFRQRIVASCHLAPLTDIECQAYIEYRMQHAGWDGRALFSAGAYDRIFQFTYGIPRKINTLMDRILLFGFLEELETLDEEAVENVIKEVSEEMFLPEQETQAQSKLKGILDAPTEDGQIKDVEYYKTMLTELVDALDNAISQKIKLTRYIDRLLQKKYKTYVRLKSED; encoded by the coding sequence ATGTATGAAAATTATTACGGCCTGACCTCTAAGCCCTTTCAACTGACCCCCGATCCTAGCTTCTTTTTTGGCAGTAAATGGCATAAACGTGCCATGTCTTATTTGCAATACGGGTTATCTCAAGCTGAAGGTTTTATTGTCATCACTGGCGGAATTGGTACCGGTAAAACGACCATCGCGAACAGTTTATTAGACAACATGCAGCAAGATATCGTGGCTGCACAAATAGTCACGCCAAAATTGTCACCCGATGAATTGGTGAAAATGGTGGCCAGCAAATTTAATGTGCCAGTTAAAGGCAGTACAAAATCTGACATTTTGAATGATCTTGAAGCATTTTTAATGAATTTGCACAAACAGGGCAAACGAGCATTGTTATTGGTTGATGAGGCACAAAACTTGCCTTTAGAAACGATCGAAGAATTGCGGATGTTGTCTAATTTTCAAGCTGCGGGTAAACCCTTGTTACAGAGCTTCTTGCTTGGACAAGAAGAATTACAACCTATTTTACGTGCGCCTAACATGGAGCAGTTTAGACAACGTATTGTAGCGTCATGCCATTTAGCGCCATTAACCGATATAGAGTGCCAAGCGTATATTGAATACCGGATGCAACATGCAGGTTGGGACGGTAGAGCTTTGTTTTCAGCTGGTGCATATGATCGAATATTCCAGTTTACTTATGGTATTCCAAGAAAAATCAATACGTTGATGGACCGGATTTTACTTTTTGGTTTCCTAGAAGAGCTAGAAACCTTAGACGAAGAAGCGGTTGAAAACGTCATCAAAGAAGTGTCAGAAGAGATGTTTCTGCCTGAACAAGAAACACAAGCTCAATCCAAGCTCAAAGGTATTTTAGATGCGCCTACCGAAGACGGGCAAATAAAAGATGTAGAGTATTATAAAACCATGCTCACTGAATTAGTTGACGCTTTGGATAACGCTATCAGTCAAAAAATTAAGCTCACACGCTATATCGATCGTCTATTACAAAAAAAGTATAAAACGTATGTGCGTTTAAAGTCCGAGGATTAG